The segment TACATTTTTACTGTATGACTGGTTTACTGTGCCATAGTTCTGCATGTCTGAAATAAACTTGAATGAGcatgccaaacttgaaaatgcaCTCATtaccattattttttattgttaatcaGTAAATATATGTGTACATAAATATTAGCAGAGCATCAACATCACACAATCCAagtaaaaaactttttaaaaacataattaacAGTATATAATAGCTTGGGAATACAGAATGTAAATAAAGTTGAAccatttcactttcatttaaGACTTTTTAAtggaatttgtttttcaaaataaaattcttatCTTACTTATCTGATGCTTAAGAATGTTAAAGTAGAAGTAAGAACACATTTAGGTACAAAAATTTTTAAACTTGACTtctaacaatttttttgttcttaaataGACAGTCATTGAGTTGACCAGTGCATCAGTGGAAAGTGTACAGCAACAGGAGAATGGTGCAGATGCCAATCACCCCGCCTAGAATTAAAGAGTCCCGCCTCTTGCGCAAATTGATTTTCTGGATGAGGCCGTTGATGGCAGGGAAACGATCTGAGGGGCGGGGAAGCGCGGTGAAGGAAAATAATTAAGGAGGGTTTTTCCTATGCTTGCAGTGTGTTagagacagagagcagcagGGAAAATACATCAGCAGGGCTCATAACacaaccaggaaaaaaaaataaatggagttTAATGGTGTAGACTGCAGTCTGTCATACCAGCTCTCACTGTAAGTGAGGCTGTGTTATCCAGCTCCGTGTCCTTGCATACTGTGGTTGGTTCTGCACAGAAGCAACCGAGACAACTTCATTCAGACATTCGTAAAAACCAAGAAATTTAAGTTTCAAAAACGAGgaattataaaaacaacaaatggtCAGAATGGGAGAAGGATACTGGCCAAAGTTGTGACCCTGGTTTGAATGGACTTAAACATCCCACGCTGAGACgtgatgttttctttcattgtcaTGGCGATACTGGAGAAGAAGTTAAGACAGATTAGTGGCAGGAGGTCTATGAGTCTGTCTTCACGTTCAGATGGTCTGAATGGTTTGAAGACACTTCAGTGTTTACCTTATTGCGTTGTCAATGAACCTGTCAGAGCTGTGagcaagaaaacagaaatcaagATAAATCAATCTGGAACACTTTGCTTTATGAAATCTCCTGACATGAACACAACATAAAACCATTCATTCGTcaatcatttttaatctttgacaTACTCTTCACAGTCTCACCAAATGAGGTTTGGTCTCACTTGACTGATGTTTATGAGCCTTGCACAGTCTAAAAATACACTTTTCAGAAATTTAGCTTTACCCAGCTAATCCAAAATGAACCTCCCTTGTTAAATGAACTTATCCACCAAAAAAGCACAAAGATTatggaagaaaagaaatctgcaaAGTTGTAAAagctgggaaaacatggccagGATGGTGCAACGCACTTGACAAGTCAGCAGGgcaatcaataaaaatacagttcaCAGTAGCAATCCTTTGACAAAACCACGTCAGAAAAACAGACGAAAGAGGTTATGAACATTTCTATAGCAGCAAAGGCTACTGACACCCATTATGGACctaaaaatgacaacaacaaaaaaagatcaACTAGAGACCATCACTGGGAACGTCACCATCCCTCTGTGTGTCCAGTTTCTGGAGGAGAATGACATCACCGTTCTGGACTGTCAGCAATGCACCCTGACCTAAACCTCGAAAACCTGCAATTAGTGTGACGGTGTGATCATCATctacacacagcagcagctctgactgAAGAGTGGACCACCGCCCCATGCTAAGAGGTGCTGCCAGCCCatgaggaggattactgctgtcACCAGTTCTGTTGGGGACACCCCAGTGCCgatattgtaaaatgttttgcaCTCCATTCTCTAATTTAAGATGATCATTAGGAACAGAACAAACGAAACTACTGAAGCAATTTTACATATAAAaccagtttgtgtgtttctttaaacCCTTAGTGTGTATTTTCAAACTTAAATTTCTCCTGATTTAGGAGTCATGAAATACCACAACAGGACGAAACCTTCAGGTCTGTTATCTTAAATGGAActcttcctgtgactcctgtgaGACATTGTGGTTAATGGATGACTACTGAGATCTGATTTGTCAAATCCAACCCTGATTATATCGGATGCCAATCGGCAAAGTCAAACCAACAGATTCATAAATATCAGGATCTTGCACTGGTTCCTGTGTCATCAGTTGTAGGTGTCAAACAGGCAGATAGATGACCTGAACGCAAACAGGGTTTACATCAGCGGCCGTTAGAGAGACAGAAAGTGACGCATTCAGTCTAGAGATGAGATGAGCTCATAAGAGCAGCTGGCAGACTCCACTGCAGACCAAAAATCAATACGCTGCTTTATACTTCCTCTATCTATTCGTCCACCTCTCCAACCATCTTCTGCTGTCCTCTGGCTTTTATCTCGACCCCTCGTTAGCCGGCAGTCCACAGGCGAGGATGCTCCTTGTTtctcttcatgtttttttattttcccataCCAgcttgtttttaatgtaaattaacaaaacttaaagggacagttaagttaattttaagtgacatatacagtatgtaattcatcattatgaaatatagaagaaaaaatacattttatatgtgtagcatcatccgttcggtcaaaaaagcttaaaatctgcgctgcagcagcttccgcattcagtggtcacgtgggcgtcatacgtcactggggccaaacatagcttagcaaaAAGACgcaactttcaaataaattcactgtggaattaataacaactacagttgttattaattccacacagtccaatagtaataaatggcggttagctcaatgctaacataatatggacaatcccattgacgggctagtgCGTTAGTATTTTTAGTGCAaaaccttcccagaaggtattctaaagaacaacgggtccttgtcttcgcgtctttttgcaaccgttcacctcacaggtaaccatgatactttatGATACTGGTGTTAATCTCGTCTAGAagtgcattgtttcttatggctgctaagctatgtttggctccagtgacgtatgacgcccacttgaccactgaatgcagaagctgctgcagcgcagatttcaagattttttgaccaaacggatgatgctacacatataaaattacatttttctatttttcataatgatgaataacacatatgtcacttaaaattaactttactgtccctttaacttcgctgtgtgactgttttcctttaaaaaatgcatcaagaCTCATTAACCCCTACAGTGGTCCCTGAACACACCCAAAAACAATATTCAAAACCCCCAAAATAGTAGTGGTAGATTTGTGTCATTTGGTGGGCTTCTTTATATTTGGTTTATATGAAGGATTAAAACTTGTGGTTAAAGCCAACAGAGTTAACATTCAGCCTTACATGTTTAATATCACAGAATACATCAGAAGATTTGTGATAATCTGATAAATTCACATTTGGGTTGGCTACCCAAACCATCTGTGCAAAATATTCAGATTAACAAAATAAGATGAATAAAAGTGATTAAATGCATATTCAACTTCAATGAATGTTACGTAGCTAAACTGCTTCCAGTGTCTGAGTCTGATGGGAAAATATTGACTATTCAAAAGTACGTTATTTGGGCAAACTTAGCATTCAACTTAATATTGATGTTTCCAAAAAGGAATTAGACAAATTAATGATCATAAAGTTATGTAGGGAATCCAAGTTATCCAATATTTGAAAACTAATTCtgttaaacaaaacacaacgaTAATATCAGGTTCTAAATGTTTGAACTATGTTTGAACAGAGTTTTAACAATGAGTACGTCTAGGTTGTCACAAACAAGCAGCATTAGGCCTGAGAGGCTGTGCAGGCTTTatttttgcaaacacacacttaatcaaCTCACAGATAACACAAAGTACAGGACCGGCTTCGAAATTGGTCAACTCCGAGAACTGGGATCAGGGCCAGAAACACTCGATCAGGACGTCTCCACTAAagccttttgttttcttgtttcattACCAATCGGTTCTACGACACGTCAGGAACACGCTGAGTCACCATTAATTTACTTGACCTTTCTCCCAACACATCCCCTATTATTTACTTATCCTTTTGCAGCCATGAGAAGCATCATCAGTCACAATGAAAAACAACTGTGACTCTTCAGATGTTCAGGTACACActgccaaacacaaacactagaATCGACAGCATCATCGTCTGTTGGGAGCCATCAGTgtcctcccttcttctccttctgtttcccCTGACCTGTGCATCATGTCTGACTTTCCCCTTTTCCACCCGACCTCCCTCTATGAAGACCCGGGTCAGGTCTTTAGTATACATAAAAATCCTGCTCTCTAATCTGAAGAATCACCCACCTGTCTGTAAATGCCCGGTCGTCCTACCGCCCATCCCTCATCTTTGTCTCAGTTTCCTGCATTTGGAGTGTCAGTCTGttttgaggggttttttttctgtccagcCTTTAAACCCATCGGGGTCGTTTTGTGTTCAGTGTGTACTTTTTTCccaagaaatattttaatttagctCATTTATTTAGTCACGTTCTGTTCTAAGTTGTGTCTGAATGTAGTGTGCAGTTAAAAGGTTTTTAGACAATTCCTAGACCTTcactaaaaacagaaacactcaTTTCTGATTCTAGTCCTTCCAAATAAGTTTCTAAGAAAACTTACTTTCTGAGATGTTCGTGCTCCTTCAGGAAGAGCTCAGTCTTTCTGTTGTTCAGCCCTGAGCTGCTCTTGTAGGACCtgagtgaacaaaaaaaagagatcaAATCGGAGATTCCCATTTGATCAGTTGATGTTgagttgaataaaaataaattttaggtGCTTGTCAATGTTGCACATCTTCGACTGAGTGCAAAACCAGACCGGCATGTTTTCATGACCATTGATATTCATCTAATCTAatgattagattagatattCATCTAGTATacatattcatttaatcatcaaaCACGTGATATTTCATCAAGTCTTTGTATCTTGATGAAAtatcataaaattaatttatattaatttataacACAGAACAATTCAAGCCAGATCAGAGCTTTTGGGGTTTGGATGAGGTTTTggttaatgtaaaaaaaacaacacaaacctaCAACAATAACAGATAATTAGAAGTCACTTCAAAACAAATATGTATGAATATCCCCATGAGGTCTGGTTCTCTTTCTTGGGGCAAACCATGTTGTTTAACCTCTTCACTGTTTCATCTGcttcattaaaacattaagCAACACTCTGACCTCCATTATCTTGTTTAAGCAGCTGTGTAACTGCCTAACAGGAGAAGTCGCCattaaaacaagtttttttttcaatctatgcATCAGTCTGAAAGAGGTAATTTCACTGCCTCCTATAAACTGATGCCTGCATGCTGATTATGTACTTCCTGCATCAAGGCTTTTAAGTGATTAGCTCTGCTTAACCCACAACTCTCTCCTCCATTTCTTATTTACACAAACCCCTCCCTATTTGAACTGATCATCAATTCATCAACGGTTGCCTCCTCCGTTGCCCCTCTCTCTTCACTGTTCCTCCACACCTCTCATCACTATCGGAATAATTAGACTTCACTCTCACCATTATTGCAATCAGTCAATATTAGGGCAatgtctccctctccctctctgttaaTGTCTGACTGTCTCGTTCTCCATCTCATTTCGCTGTATCAGGCAGGACAGATGCAACCACTATCCCAAAGATCTGGCTGAATGAAAGCCTTGTGGTTTGATTTACTGTAGAAGGCACTTAGGAAAGATATCcccagaggaagagagagatgcAGACTCTGAGAGTGGATGAGACCAACAGAGAGAGGGTGGGAGATCGGCTAGTACGAAGCGGTGCCTCTTATTAGTGGATGAAACATGATAGAAGGAATGGATAGAGAGACTATCAAAGGGTGGGGGAATTCAAAGTAGACATTTCCGCCTCCCCCTGGTAAAGAGTAGCATAGCCAAAATTCTGGGAGGAAGGTGGTgtggggaggagggggtctAAACCATGCCTGTTTGTCCTAGTGTAGATTTAGTTACAAAATATAACACAGAACATGAAAAGTAATGTATGGTCAGTCAATGGGAAATAGTGATAAAAATCAGTTTTGATATGAAATCAATAGTCTCCAGATGAtcaattattaatatttacagaTGTCATCAGTCTTAGTATTTGAGTGAACTACATGTCTCTTGATTTTTGGAGTTGTTCTGACAAAACAGATGATTTAAATCACAAAGGGCAGTTTTAGTACTAACCTCAGAGTACTTAATGAAGAAATTAATACTGTGGATgaatcataaacacacacactcacgcatacgcacacacatacacacacaggtttgggaaaataaaaatcaactacTTACAGGAAGTGAAAGTAGTACAGATCAGACATACAAAGAAGTGTTTTTATCGTGTGTAAGGAAATATCAACCAATTAAGATTGCAAAAATGTTCCAAAGAAGGAACGTTTGATGATGAAAACGTAAGAAAAGTTGTAGTGGAAAGAAGAAAGATGGAAGGCGCATTCAatttatgaaattttttttaaaaatcaggacatgtgtttttcatttaacatttcatttgatGTCTCTGTAAGCTGTGTTCTGCTGTCAACTTttcattgatatttatttttaaaaaaaccatttaCGCAGGCATCTTTCATTCACCACACACGAACTTCATGAAAGAAAACGAAAGATTTGTGACAACATTTATGAACGTGCTTACTCAATGTCTCTATGGACAGAACCCAGTAGGTCCTCCCTCTCTCGCAAAATGAAGAAGTTGCTTTTGGTTTTGTGGAATTCTTGAGTATAATCCTACAGAACATCAGGGAGACATGATGATACGAGTACATTAATGACTCACAAACGCTTTCTCTCACTTTAACTACTTTAACATCAAACAGGATGAGGAACACAAGAAAATGACGTAATGATACTTACCTGTAAaatgtctctgtgtctctgtaaaGTGTGCATCAGTGCAGTGTTATATGACGAAGTGCCAGGCGTGTTTATGTATTCTGCCATTTTGTCATTGACTGCTGTTAGCTGTGACAAAAAACAGCCAGGTATCATTAATCAGTCAATACCTTTATAGTATTTAAATAAGAATATGGAAACAGCTGATTTGATCTTTTATTAGTGTCAAGTTCTAGAAAACATGACTATATTTTTTCACACAAGCAATGTGTGTTTGGAATGGGGTGATGCTGAATGTGGTGTGTCTGATGGGGCTGATTAATTTCCCAAATTGATGGGGTGGACAAGCTGTTTGATTTCACACATCTGAATGTAGATGAAGAGTGTAAGATAATCCACTCTACTGATGTCAGCATCAGTAAATTATGTCAATCCTAAATAAATGTGAACAGACAGATCAATCAAATTCTCTGTAATATTTATGCATCACAACTCCAATCACCTGTTTAATTACTTAGCTTATTCTGCTGATGTAATGTCTAACCAATTATAGCTGTTGGTGATccatacatttaaatgtaatatttgacTTACATTGGCCAACAGCTGCTCCAGCTCCGTAGTCATAGCAACAAGCATATTATCTTGAGACTGGCCAACTGAATCAGACCTAATTTAAGAATCAACGATAATCAATGttcaaaagttattttttcCTTAAATTCCAACTACTGtacagtgtaaaatacacaGTTATCAGACAAATAATAAACAGGGGAAAATTATGTTTCAACATCAGTTGCAAGAGCATAAAAATATCGTAGTCTGCTCAGTTACAATCAATTAAAAGCTAATTGTTATAAAACACATATCATATTAAAAAgcttaaaacacaaaacattgtCTTATTGGAATCGACAACCATaaagatatacagtacttaAACTTTAACATTGGAAGTtggagtgtttttttatttattttttttacacaaatatcaacttgataaataaatccttttaaatgTCATATCCAAGATCAGAGATGGTGTTAGAAGCTGGACGCTGACGCTGACCTGTCTCCGGTCCGATGGCTCCACTTGTTACTGCTGCTGCTTAAATTAGTGCAGAGTTTACTGAAGGACACCAGCCTCAGGTCCAGCTCATTCTCCAGCTGCCTGGCCTGTTTACGCAAatctgacagaagaaacagagaCATTCAGGACAGACTAGGCCCAAGCACACCTGTCATGTATGACCTGAAAGGATGACTGATAACTAGATTCTAAAAAAACTGGTCATGACAAGAACACAAGGTTTGATGCAGACCTCACACCACAAAGAGACCCACACTCAACATGAAATTAGACCATTAGACAACTCTCATTTCCAAAGCAGCACATCTTACCGCAGTGTTTGCTGATAGCTGAAAAACCTGTAAAGCTGCATTCCATCCATAATTCAGTTTTATATACCGGAGAATGAGAGAACTGTGATACGGAGAcaccaaattaaaataaaaagcatttcacTTCATTTGGTTTCGAATTAGTTTTATTagaaacaaactattttattattttccccAATTCTTTCCGGAAATAACATTGGATCAAACATGTAAATCGATTGATAGCTAAATCAGCAGCTGGTAGGGAAGTTTAAGCTATTAATCGATAACTGATTGCTGCTAATAACTTGTTGATGAACGTAAACAAAGTTCCACTTTGACGGCTAACAAGCTAACAGGTTCGCCAAAGAACCAGCTGTGCTACAAATATGGAAATACTTTAATTAAAGTTATACACTATGTAACGAGCTGAGTCTGTTTGATATGGTGCGGAGAACaacatgcagcacacacactgctgaacTACATTAACGACTGTATAATATTTTACCTTCCCAATAGTTGCCGCTGGTCGCCATGTTTGTTGTTGACTCGTCATCATGAACCGTCAAACAGGAGCGACTGTCGCAAACACCAGACAGCGGCCTCTAGTGGGAGTGAACGGAAGTACACATCATCGTCATCTTCTCTCTTcggattttcccttcaggggtcgccacagcgaatcatttgcctccatctaaccctgtcttctgcatcctcttctctctcaccaactaccttcatgtcctctttcactacatccataaacctccttctaccaatatattcactatctctcctctagacatgtccaaaccatctcactctggcctctctgactttatctccaaaacctctaacatgtgctgtccctctgatgtattcattcctgatcctatccttcctggtcactcccagagagaacctcagcatcttcatctctgctacctccagctctgtctcctgtcttttcctcagtgacactgtctctagaccaaacaacatcgctggtctcaccacagttttgtacacctttccattaatttcagctgaaactcttctatcacacatcacacctgacacttttctccacccattccgatctgcctgtacacgcttcttcacctcttttccacactctccattgctctggactgttgagcctaagtacttaaaatcctccaccttcttgatctcttctccctgtaacctcactcttccacttgggtccctctcattcacacacatgtactctgtcttactgcggctcaCCTCGTCATGAGAGTTAAAATTCAGCCAGTGATAAAACAAGCAGAACTCTATTCATATGGATGTGAAGTGTTTGTCATATGATAATCCCACAGCACATTAGTagaaaaaacataaagaacCCCATTGCAAGTTATGCATGTAAAATACCTCTGCGTAATGAAATTATCAGAATATAGGTTTTTCTTTACTGAATCCATCTTAAGCAGAAATAATAATCTGGCAAAAGGGCTCATTTCAGCATTAGATTTAATATTATAATGGGATGGGTTGTGTAAACTATACTTAGATGTAGTTATATTGAGTAATGTACTTATAACTAGTCATACAATCTTTAAGCTAACTTTACCCGTTAGATAAAGTAAGTTGTGTTAAACTGAACACTATCCTTAATCAAAGTTTAAATGTTAACAGCAAATAACCAAGAATAGCAAAAATTGTGCCTTGTGGTTTTCTACTTGCATTTATGCTACATGCCTTttataaaaagacattttaaaaggaATTTGCAGAGAATACTAAAAGACATTTTACTCAATATGCACATGGAACATGTTAGCATATTGATTATATTATATGATCCTCTCATGACACCATATTATTTATGGCTActtcattcaatcatttaaatatttctgatgCCTTTAGCATGACTGTATGTAAATTGTCCAATAATTTAGTGTGACACATTTGGTATCCTCAGAAATGTAGAAACCATGACTCATCATGAccatattttgtatttctatgTGATTTATGGTAGAACAGCAGGGGTTAAAGAGATCTGGTTGCATCTGAGCTGAGCTACCATTGGAGAATGAAAACCCAGTGATGATTGAGTCATATGTCAGTCATGTTGTGAatctgttttttggggtttttttgctcattCTCTTTATTCATCGTCTTAAACATAGGCAGTCATGGATATCACAGTAACAGCAAGACTGGTGATTGTGTTGATGTAGAAGacaatgacgatgatgatgatgatgatgattatgatgatgtcatcactggtgGAGATAAAGAAGAGCACCGTTCTGCAGCCAACCTCAGCAGATGAGGCCTCTCTTTCACACTGGCTCAGCGTTTTCTCTCAATTCTGTCATTcctattttctgtctttctcagatctttcctctcttttgtggcatttcattaaaaaaaaagtgctgtgAACAACAGACACCAGTAAGCACCTGAATTCCAGCTCAGGATCCTGTTTGATCCAAAGAGCCAAGGAGATGGAAGTGgggggaaagaggaagaaaaggagggatggaagagcaggaagaggaaaaggaggaggagataaGAAGGTGTGAAGGAAGAGCTCCACTCTTAGTGCTGGATCCTCCTGATGGACTGAATCTGGG is part of the Antennarius striatus isolate MH-2024 chromosome 13, ASM4005453v1, whole genome shotgun sequence genome and harbors:
- the LOC137606628 gene encoding Golgi SNAP receptor complex member 1-like isoform X2, which encodes MATSGNYWEDLRKQARQLENELDLRLVSFSKLCTNLSSSSNKWSHRTGDRSDSVGQSQDNMLVAMTTELEQLLANDYTQEFHKTKSNFFILREREDLLGSVHRDIESYKSSSGLNNRKTELFLKEHEHLRNSDRFIDNAISIAMTMKENITSQRGMFKSIQTRVTTLANRFPAINGLIQKINLRKRRDSLILGGVIGICTILLLLYTFH
- the LOC137606628 gene encoding Golgi SNAP receptor complex member 1-like isoform X1; translated protein: MATSGNYWEDLRKQARQLENELDLRLVSFSKLCTNLSSSSNKWSHRTGDRSDSVGQSQDNMLVAMTTELEQLLANLTAVNDKMAEYINTPGTSSYNTALMHTLQRHRDILQDYTQEFHKTKSNFFILREREDLLGSVHRDIESYKSSSGLNNRKTELFLKEHEHLRNSDRFIDNAISIAMTMKENITSQRGMFKSIQTRVTTLANRFPAINGLIQKINLRKRRDSLILGGVIGICTILLLLYTFH